The Henckelia pumila isolate YLH828 chromosome 2, ASM3356847v2, whole genome shotgun sequence genome includes a window with the following:
- the LOC140877441 gene encoding uncharacterized protein, protein MGSEVLAKRLLVGCSLDFEGYQLSFNLIILVIEDFDYIIGIGLLTTYRAIVDCYQRFVQFCPEDGEAWHFYESGEKSYLIYAIDASLEGPDIQEIPVVREFSDVFPNEISGLPPVREIEFGIELVPGTALISRSPYRLAPTEMQELQKQLQDLLDKG, encoded by the exons atgggtagcgaggttttagctaAGCGTCTATTGGTTGGTTGctctttggattttgaggggtaTCAGCTTAGCTTTAACCTAATAATTTTAGTCATTGAGGATTTCGACTATATTATTGGGATTGGTCTCCTGACTACCTACAGAGCCATAGttgattgctatcagaggtttgttcagttttgtcCCGAGGATGGCGAGGCATGgcatttctatg agtctggcgagAAAAGCTATCTTATCTATGCCATCGATGCATCTTTGGAGGGACCAGACATCCAGGAGATACCCGTAGTCCGTGAGTTTTCCGATGTGTTCCCAAATGAGATTTCAGGTTTACCACCAGTgcgggagatcgagtttggcattgagttagtgccagggacagCGCTGATTTCCAGATCTCCGTATCGTTTAGCACCGACAGAGATGCAAGAGTTGCAGAAGCAGCTGCAGGACCTTCTTGATAAAGGCTAA